The Streptomyces noursei ATCC 11455 sequence GACGCCGGGCTCGACGGCGACCGTCGCGTCGACCGGGTCGAGGGCCTCTCCCGTCGGGTACATGCCGGAGAACGCCTCGGAGCCGGCGGCGGTCAGGGTCGCCGGGACGTTCTTGAGGGTGACCACGCCGCCCTTGGCGGTGAGCGTGCCCGTCGGCAGCTTCAGATCGGCGATCGGGGTGTCGGGGGTGGTGACGACCCGTGCCGGGGCCCGGCCCTCCTCGGTGCGCGGCTTGCTCGCGACGTCGGCGATCAACGTGCCCTTGCCGTTCTCGGCCTTGATGCGGAGGTTGCTGAACTTCAGGTCCAGCGCGCCGCCGTGGCCGGTGAAGCGCACCGCGCCGTTGAACTCCGCGACCAGGGTGGCCTCCTTGCCGTCGTAGGTGCCGTGCCCCTTGGGGAAGCGGTAGCCGGCCGCGGTGGCGGTGGCGCCGTCCGAGGGCTCGGCCTTGCCGTGCGCGATGGGGCCGTTGACGTAGTCGCGGAACTTCTTCTTGACGCCCCAGTCGAGGTTTCCGCCGTGGAGCTTGCCGGAGTCGGCGGCCGGGCGGGGAGCGCGCGCGAGTGGCACTGGCCCGGGTACTGGCCCAGCGCGCCCCGCTGCTCCTGCTCGACGAACCGACCGCCGCCCTGGACCTGCGCCACCAGGAGCTGGTGCTCGGGATCTGCCGGCAGCGGGCGGCGGCCGGGGACGCGGTCGTCGTGGTGCTCCACGACCTCGGGCTGGCCTCGGCGTACGCGGACCGGGCCGCCGTGCTGCACGGCGGACGGATCGCCGCCCAGGCCCGCCGGCCGAGGTCTTCGAGGCGGACCTGCTGTCCCGGATCTACCGACAGCCGATCGAGGTGGTCGCCCACCCCGGCACCGGCACGCCCCTGGTCGTTCCCGTACGCCCGCGCTGACCGCCGCGCGGTTCAGGACCGCTCGGGCGCCCGGGGAGATCACGCGATACCGGCGGTGTGCGACCCACCGGGCCGACCCTAGAAGTCGGGTCCTTCCCACTGTCGTTGGCGGCGTATGTCGTCCAGGAAGTGGGAGATCCGCGCGCGGTTGGGAGCGGCGTCGGGGAGGGCCACGGACCGCTCGAAGAACTCCCGCGATCCGGCGAGATCCTCCGCCGCGACGTTGTTCCAGACCAGTCGCGTGCGGATCATCTCGGAGCGGACCATCTCGGATGTGCCGCCGGTCCGCCCGCTCAGCACTCCGCGCGCCCGGCTGCCGAACTCGGCCGCCTGCGCCACGTTGCCCAGACATGCCGCGGCGGTGCCCAGTCTGCCGAGGACGGTCGCGTAGAGGGGCACGTCGGCCAGGCGGATGGCCAGATCCGCGGCCCTGTGCAGCGTGCCCGCGGCGTCCAGGGGCCGGCCGCGGTCGAGTTGCAGACACCCCAGGCGGAGCAGCGTCTTGCCGAGCAGTCGGGGACTGTCGACCCGCTCGGCGAGGACGATCGCCTCCGTGTAGCACTCGTACGCCCGCTCGTGCTCGCCGAGCTGATGGTGCATGTCGCCGACGGTGGCCGTGACCACGGCCGTGAGCCATTCGTCGTCCAACTTCCCGACGATCCCGGCGACTTCGGCGAAGAACTCCATGGACTCCGCGACCCGGCCCTGCAGGTTGGCGAACGTCCCGAGGTTGCCCAGGGCCCTGGCCTGTTCCAACAGGTCGCCGGAGCGGCGGCTGATCTCCAGGGCCTCGGTCAACAAGGGGTGGGCCTGCTCGTAACGGCCCTGCAGGCCGTACATCATCCCCATACAGGTGCGCAGTTCGGAGACCATCCGCCGGTCGGTGACCGCTGTGACCAGGGGCAGCACCGTCTCCAGGGCGGTACGGCACTCGTGGAACCGGCCCTGCCGGGTGAGGTAGTCGAACAGGCCCTCGGTGATCCAGCACGCCTCGTCCAGCTTGCCCACGTCCACCGCGTGCCCGACCACGTCGACCAGCTCGCCGCCCACCGTGTCCAGCCAGTTCGTTGCCTCCTCCCAGTCGGCGAAAGGGGCCGTCCCCGGAGCCGGACCGGTCGGGAAGGCCGAGGGGCCCCAGTCGCTGGAACGGCGGGCGGCGGACACATACAACCGGAACACGCCGTCCCGGACCGCCGCGACCTCCCCGGGAAACCCGGCCGCGACGCGTCGGGCGTAGACCGCGACCAGGTCGTGCAACCGATAGCGGTCGGCCGCCACCTGCTGCACGAGGCTCGCGTCGACCAGGCTCTCCAGGACGCGTTCGGCGTCCGGCCGGGTCCCGTCGAGCATGGCGGCCAGCGTCAACGCGTCGAGTTCCACGGTGGGGGAGAGCCCCAGGGCGCGGAACGCGCGCTGCTCGGCGGCCGGCAACTGGTCGTAGGAGAGCTGGAAAGCGGCCTCCACGCTGCGGTCCTCGACCGAGAGTTCACCGAGCCGGCGCTCGTCGTCCGCCAGCCGGGCGGCCAGCGACTCCCACGCCCACAACGGGCGGTTCTGCAGCCGCGCACCGGCGATGCGCAGGGCCAGCGGCAGCTGGTCGCACAGGCCGGCGAGCCGGCGGATCGCGCCGTGCTCGTCGGGGGAGCCCGAGCCCCCCACGATGCGGCTGAGCAGGCCCACCGCGTCGTCGAGGTCCAGCGGGGCCAGCGAGATCCTGCGGTCCACGTCCAGGCCGGTCAGCCGCTGACGACTGGTCACCAGCAGCATGCTGCCCGGCCCGGCGGGCACCAGCGGACGCACCTGCTCGGCGCCGGCGGCGTCGTCGAGGACCACCAGCAGCCGCAGCGCGGCGGTCGCCGTCCGCCAGGACGCGGCCAGCTCGTCCAGGTCCTCGGAATCCTCCCCCTCGTCGGCGCCGACCGCCCGCAACAACCGGCGCAGTACCCGCTGCGGACCCGGTGCCCCGCGATCCTCGCGGTACCCGTGCAGATCGACGAACAGAGCGCCGTCCGGATACCGCTGGTGCACCGTCCGCGCCGCGTGCACCACGAGCGCGGTCTTGCCGACGCCGGCCATGCCGTCCACCGCGCGGACCGTCACACCGTGCGGGTCCGCGGCCGTCGCGCCGAGGAGCGCGAGCTCCCGGTCCCGGCCGGTGAAGTTGCCGGCACCGACCGGCAGTTCGTTGCGCACCGGGCGCTCGGGACGGTCCCGGTGCCCGGCCGGCGGCTGCGGTGGCGACGGCCGGGGCCGCTGCCGGGCGGCCGTGCCGAACAGCAGCGCGTCATCGCGGCGCAGCACCGCCTCGTGCGTCTGCCGCAGTTCGGGTCCCGGCTCCGCCCCCTGGTCCCGCACCAGGCGACGGCGCACCTTGGCGTAGACGTCCAGGGCGTCGGCCTGCCGATTGCCGACGTAGAGGGCACGGATCAGCAGGGCGGCCAGCGCCTCGTGGTACGGGTGCGCCTCGGTCAGCGCGAACAGTTCGCCGACGGCCGCCGCGTGCCGGCCCAGCCGCAGCTCGCAGCCGAGCTTGTCCTGGAGCAGGGCGAGCCGGTACTCCGTCAACCGCAGCCGTTCCCCCTGCGCGAACGGCCCGGGAATCCCGGCCAACGGCTCACCCCGGAACAGCTCCAGGGCCTTGGACCAGGCATCCACCGCGGTGGTCAGGTCGCCGCTGACCCGCGCCGAGCTCGCCTCGGCGGCGAACTCCACCATGCGCGCCGCGTCCACCCACACGTCCCGCGGGACGAAGCGATACCCCCCGCGGTCGGTGACGATCACGGACTCCGCGGGGCCGGCCCCGGGACCGTCCAGGCATCGGCGCAGCCGGTGCACATAGACCGGGATCACCTTCGCGCCGGTGCCCGGCTGCTCCGTGCCCCAGACACCGTCGAGGAGCTGCTGACGGCTGGCCGTGACCCCCGGCCGCAGCAGCAGCGCGGCGAGCAGCGCCTGTTCGCGCACCGGACCGAGCTCCAGCGGTACGCCACCACGCCAGCCCTGAAGCGGTCCGAGAAGAGCCAGTCGAAGCTGCCGCACACCCGTGGACACCCCACCCGTCGAAGACACGCAGGGGAGTATAGGTCGCCGCTGACCAGCCCTTCAGCGCGCTGCGACGAGGTTGCACAACGTGTGGGCGAGGTGAACGTTCCCGCTCCGCGTCCCGCGGCGGCGCGGCGCCCGGCCACCCGTGGAGCGCCGCGCCGGGCGGGCTATCGCTGGATCAGGGCGCGGGCCGCCCGGGCGATGTGGGGATGGGAGATGCCGGCGGCGTCGAGGAGTTCGTCGGTGGTGCCGGAGCCCGGCAGGTCGGTGACGGCGAGGTGGCTGAAGGCGGGACGGCTGCCGGTGGCGGCGAGCGCCGACAGGACGGCCTCGCCGATGCCGCCCTCGGGGTGGTGGTCCTCGACGACGACGAGGGCGCCGGTCTCCTGGGCGGCCCGGGCGAGGGCACCGGCGTCGACGGGCTTGAGGGAGTACAGGTCGATGACGCGGGCCGGGACGTCGTCGGCGGCGAGGTGCTCGGCTGCGGCCAGGCACTCGTGGAGGGTGACGCCGGCGCCGATCAGGGTGACCCGGTCGTGCGGGCTGTGGCGGAGGGTCTTGGAGCCGCCCACGGGGAAGGTCTCGTCGCCGTCGTAGAGGACGGGGTAGGGGCCGCGGGTGGTGCGCAGGTAGGAGATGCCGTCGAGCTCGGCCATGGCGGCGGTCAGGGCGGCGGCGGAGGTGGCGTCGCTGGGGTAGAGCACCGTGGAGCCGTGCACGGCGCGCATCATGGCGAGGTCTTCCAGGCCCATCTGCGAGGGGCCGTCGGCGCCGATCTCGACGCCGCTGTGGGTTCCGCACAGCGCCATGGTGATCTGGGAGACGGCGGCCATGCGGATGAAGTCGTGGGCGCGGGTGAGGAACGCGGCGAAGGTGGTGGCGTAGGGGCGGTACCCGCGCACGGCCATGCCGACCGCGTCGGCGATCATCTGCTGCTCGGCGATGTAGGTCTGGAAGTACCGCTCGGGATGCGCCTTCTCGAAGTCCTGGGCGTGGGTGGAGTTGCCGACCTCGGCGTCCAGGGCGACGACGTCCGGGCGGGCGCCGAGGGCGGCCAGGGCGTGACCGAAGGCGACACGGGTGGCGACCTTGTCGCCGACCTCGAAGCGCGGCAGCTCGATGGGTCCGGCGGCCGGGATGGGGGCGGGCGTGACGGCGGGCGGCCGGGGGCCGCGCACGTGCAGATTGCGGATGCCGCCCAGTTCGGCGACGGCGCGGTCGGCCATGTCCTCGGGCAGGGCCTTGCCGTGCCAGCCCTCCTTGTCGGCGACCTCCGCCACGCCGCGGCCCTTGACGGTCCTGGCGACGATGACGGTGGGGGCCTGGCCGTCGGCGGCGGTGGTCAGGGCCTGGTCGATCGCCTGCAGGTCGTGCCCGTCGATGACGATCGCGCGACAGCCGAACGCCTCGACGCGGCGGGCGTAGGTGCCGGTGTCCCACTCCAGCTCGGTGGGGCCGCACTGGCCGAGGCGGTTGACGTCGACGACGGCGGTGAAGTTGGCCAGCCGGTAGTGGCCGGCCTTGTCGAGGGCCTCCCAGACGGACCCCTCGGCCATCTCGCTGTCCCCGCACAGCACCCACACCCGGTAGGGCTGCTTGTCCAGGTCCCGGCCCGCCAGTGCGATGCCGACGCCGTAGCCGATGCCCTGGCCCAGCGAACCGGTGGCCACGTCCACCCAGGGCAGCACGGGCGTGGGGTGGCCCTGCAGCCGGTGGCCGAAGCGGCGGTAGGTCGTCATCAGCGCGTCGTCGCTGACCACCCCGGCCGCCTTGAACATCGCATAGAGCAGGGGAGAGGCATGGCCCTTGGAGAAGACCAGGTGGTCGCCCGCGGGGTTGTCGGGCGCGTCCCAGTCGTAGCGCAGGTGGCGGGTCATCAGGACGGCCATCAGGTCGGCCGCGGACAGGCTGGAAGTGGGGTGCCCGGAGCCCGCCGCGGTGCTGGCGCGCACCGAGTCCACGCGCAGCTGCTGCGCGAGTTCGAAGATCTGGGGCAGCTCGCTGTCGGGTCCGAGCGTGGTGGTCTGCGCTGCGGTCATGGTGGGGGGCCTTTCGTGGACGGCCGGTGGGCGCAGGGTGAGCGGCCGCCGGTTCGGGGTGGCCGCTCACCGTCCGGGGCAGGTTAACCGCCGGGTCGGCCGGTGATCGGGCAGGCAGACGGTCCTGGGCGATGTGTTCGAACGCGGTGGTCGGGGGCGGTCGGCGGCGGCGTGCCGGTGGCCGGCCGGGCCGGGCCCGGGGGCCGCCCTCGGCCGTCGCCGCCGTTCGGGTGGCCGCACGGCCGGCACCCTCTAAAGCCCCCGGCCGAGCCGGCGGCGGCCGGTGCGACGGACTTTCCCCGCCTCGATTCACGGCCCGAGCCCCGCCTTGTCTACCCTGTACGCGCAGCTGGTTCACCTCGCCCGCCAGGCGAGGTGTCGCGAGCGGGAACCCGGTGCACGTCCGGGACTGCCTCGCAGCGGTGAGTGGGAACGACCGCCGTCATGACGCACCGGGCACGTCCGTGGCCCGGGAAGCGACGGCCGAGGGAGTCCCGTTCTTCGGGGCGTGCCCACGAGTCCGAAGACCTGCCACTGCCCGTGCGGGGTGCGATCACCGCGCACGCGTCCACGGCGACCCGGCAGCGGGACCGCTGAGCGAGTGGTGCGCCTCCACCCCACCGTGCCCCGGGCACGAGGGGCCGGCCTGCCTGCCGTTCACGGCCCGGCGCCGGTCCTCACGACGACTCGCGAAGGAGAGTTTCGTGCCCGGCGAACCGAGCATTCCCGCCATCCCGTCCCCCGCAGGGCCACGCCCGAGCGGGCACTGCGTCCTGCTCAAGCACGGCGAGATCGTCCTCAAGGGCCGCAACCGGCACCGGTTCACCGAGCGGCTGCACGACAACCTCCGCCGCTCCCTGCGCGGAATCGGCGGCTCCACCTGGATCAAGTCCGGTCAGCACGTCACCGTGCTCGGCGGCGACGTCCCCCAGGACGTCCTGGTCGACCGCGCCCGCCGGGTGATCGGGTTCAACTCGGTGGAGCCCGCCGTGCGCGTGCCCACCTCCGTGACGGACATCACCGAGGCAGCCGTGGACGCGCTGGCCGGCGTCCGCGCCGAGCGGCCCGGCGTCACCTTCGCCGTGCGGGTCAAGCGCCGGAACAAGAACTTCGAGATGACCTCGTCGCAGTTCGAGCGCTTCCTCGGGGCCCGGGTCCGGGAAGCCCTCGGGCCGGTGCCGGTGAACCTCTCCCACCCCGACGTGCGGATCTCCATCGAGATCGACCACAAGGAAAGCTATGTCTCCTGGGTCCGCCATCAGGGGCCGGGCGGACTGCCCGTCGGCTCCAGCGGACGCGCGCTGGTGCTGCTGTCCGGTGGGTACGACTCACCGGTGGCGGCCTATCGGGCCATGCGCCGTGGACTGCGCTGCGATTTCGTCCACTTCACCGGCGCTCCCTACACGAACGCCGCCTCCATGTACAAGGCGTACGCCCTGGCCAGGGAACTCAACCGCTGTCAGCCCGCCGGACGGCTGCATGTCATCGCGCTCGGCCAGGCACAGAAGCAGTTGGCGATCGCGGGGGCCGGCAGGCTCCAAGTCGTCGCACAACGACGGCTCATGGTCCGCGTGGCCTCCGCGCTGGCGGGCCGGATCGCGGCGGAGGCCCTGGTGACCGGCGACAGCCTGGGGCAGGTGGCCAGTCAGACCCTGGCGAACCTGGCCGCCGTCGACGAGGCCGCCACCCTGCCGGTGCTGCGCCCGCTGATCGGCTGGGAGAAGCAGGAGATCATCGACGAAGCCCGGTCCATCGGCACCGAACAGATCTCCGTACTGCCCGACGAGGACTGCTGCAAGCTCCTCGCACCGCCCCGGGTCACCCTCCGGGCCGGCCTGGCCGACCTGCGGTCGGTGGAGAAGCGCCTCGACCTGGACGACCTGGTGGACGGGCTGCTGCGGGACGTCCAGATCATGCACCCGGGGGAGACCGACGAGGAGACGGCCACCGAAGCGGGCAGCCCGGACGAGGACCCCGCCCCGGCCCGGACCGGCCCGCCCGTGTGCGGTGCGCCGGCAGGGGCCGCGCAGGCGCCGTAGTGATCGCGCCCGGTCGTACGGACGTGAACGCCCCCTCGTCGGAGGGGGCGTTGCTTCCTTACTTGGCCGCGCGCTTCTTGCGTGCCGGCTTCGACGTGGGAGCCTCGGAGGCGCGGGCGACGGCCACGAAGGGCTTGACCGCTTCCTGGAGCTTGGCCACGTTCTCGGCGCCGAGGTCGGCCTCGTACCACTTGAGATCGAGAACCTGACGGATCGCGATCTTCTTGGTGCCGTCCTCGTTCGACTCCTCGGTCTCGTATTCCTCGTCGACCATCTCGGGGACGGCGAACCGGATCGGCGTGACGCCGTCCGTCACCTCGGGATTGAGGTCGTCCTGGAGAATCGACTGCCAGTAAGTCGCCTTCTTGACAATCTGGTTGCCGACCGGAACAGGAGTGATTACCTCCTGAACACCCGGCTCATCCTTCTGCGACTCATCAACCTGGATGGTTTCCTTGACGGCCATTTTTGCGCCCCTTTCCTGTGCGGTGCACCCCAAACTTTAGTGGAAATAGGTGAGTTGAAGCCAATCGGCGACGGGGGCTAGATCATGCCGGTCTCCGCTCGCGAACGGATGGGCAAGTCAGCTGGTCATCGCCGACATCCCAGGCATTCTCCGGAAACTTCCACTCCCCGCGAGTCGCCGCCCGCGCCCGTCGGTGAACTGCTCTGCAAAACCACCCATCTCCTCTGTGACCAGCCCCTTTCCGTGCCGAATTGGCACGCTGTGGGGCGTGCCTTTCGCCCCTGCTGCCGCTTCCTTGGAATTCCTGGATTCCTGCCCCGCGTCCACGGCGGTGCCGTCCCCATCGATATCGAAGTACTTCGGGACCGGAGGACGCGGGGAGGGGAAAGGGGCGCCGGCGAGGGCGGGCGCGCGGCGACGCGTGCGGACCGGTGCTCCGGGGGTCGCGCCGCGCCCCGCCGCGGCCGAACCCTGCGCCACCTGTGTCTCATCTCATAGTCCGGCATCTGAACATGGGTGACCGTCAGGGGGACGGCGTTCTACGCTGGCCGGGCAACAGGTTCGCCCCGTCCGCCAGACGGGAGCGTCGCAAGAGGGAACCCGGTGGGAATCCGGGACTGCCCCGCAGCGGTGAGTGGGAACGACCGCCGTCATACGCACTGGATCCGGGCCGCGGATCCGGGAAGCGACGGCCAGTAGGTGCCCGCCGGAAGACTCCGGCAGGCGCGCCCGCGAGTCCGAAGACCTGCCCGTTGCCCGTGTGCGCCCCTGCGTACACGGACATCCCGGTGACCTCGAGGGCGGGTCGGCGTACATACCAGGCGGACACGTGCGTCGCGAGCGCACCGTGGATCCGCCCGGTTCGTCATCCCTTCGCGCTCCTCGTTCCCTCGCCGGGACGTTTCAGGAGACCATTTCGCGAAGGAGAGTTCCGTGACAGCGAAGCCCGCAGCCGCGGCAGCACGGGCCACCGTGTACGGCTACCCCCGCCAGGGCCGGCACCGGGAACTGAAGAAGGCCGTCGAGGGCTATTGGAAGGGCAAGGTCACCGCCGACGCCCTGACGGAGACCGCCCGCACCCTGCGCCGTGCCCACTGGCGGCGACTGGCCGACGCCGGCATCCACGAGGTGCCCACCGGTGACTTCTCGTACTACGACCATGTGCTGGACACCAGCGTCATGGTCGGTGCCGTCCCGGACCGCCACCGCGCCGCCGTCGCGGCCGACGCCCTCGACGGCTACTTCGCGATGGCGCGCGGCACGCAGGACGTCGCGCCGCTGGAGATGACCAAGTGGTTCGACACCAACTACCACTATCTCGTGCCGGAGTTGGGCCCCGACACCGTCTTCGCCGCCGACTCCGCAAAGCAGGTGGCCGAGTTCGAGGAGGCCCTCGCGCTCGGGCTGACGGCCCGGCCGGTGCTGGTCGGCCCGGTCACCTACCTCCTGCTGTCGAAGCCCGCCCCAGGCGTGGCCGCCGACTTCGAGCCGCTGACCCTCCTCGACCGGCTGCTGCCGGTCTACGCGCAGGTCCTCGCCGACCTGCGGGCGGCGGGCGCGGAGTGGGTGCAGCTCGACGAGCCCGCCCTGGTGCAGGACCGCACCCCGGCCGACCTGAACGCCGCCGCACGGGCCTACCGCGAACTGGGCACCCGTACCGACCGCCCGAAACTGCTGGTCGCGTCGTACTTCGACCGGCTCGGCGATGCCCTGCCCGTACTGGCCAAGGCTCCGGTGGACGGACTGGCGCTCGACTTCACCGACGCGGCCGCGGCCAACCTCGACGCGCTGGCGGCCGTCGGCGGACTGCCGGGCAAGCGCCTGGTGGCGGGCGTGGTCAACGGCCGCAACATCTGGATCAACGATCTGGAGAAGTCGCTGGCCACCCTCGGCACCCTGCTCGGCCTCGCCGACCGGGTCGATGTGGCGGCGTCCTGCTCCCTGCTGCACGTGCCGCTGGACGCCGCCCTGGAGCGGGACATCGACCCGCAGATCGCCCGTTGGCTGGCCTTCGCCAGGCAGAAGACCACGGAGCTGGTGACCCTGGCCCGCGGCCTGTCGCAGGGCACCGACACCATCGCCGCCGAACTCGCCGCGAACCGCGCCGACCTGGCCTCCCGAGCCAATTCGGTCCTCACCCACGACCCGGCCGTGCGGGCCCGCGTCGCGGCCGTCACCGAGGCCGACGTCCGGCGCTCCCAGGCATATGGCCAGCGGACCGTCGCCCAGCGCACCCACCTCGGCCTGCCGCTGCTGCCGACCACCACCATCGGATCCTTCCCCCAGACCGACGAACTGCGCGCCGCCCGCGCGGACCTGCGGGCCGGCCGGATCGACACCGCCGGTTACGAGGAGCGGATCAGGGCCGAGATCCAGGAGGTCGTCTCCTTCCAGGAGAAGGCCGGGCTGGACGTCCTGGTGCACGGCGAGCCCGAACGCAACGACATGGTCCAGTACTTCGCCGAGCAGCTCACCGGCTATCTCGCCACCCGGCACGGCTGGGTGCAGTCCTACGGCACCCGCTACGTCCGCCCGCCGGTGCTGGCCGGTGACATCTCCCGTCCCGAGCCCATGACGGTCCGTTGGACGACCTATGCCCAGTCACTGACCGAACGCCCCGTCAAGGGCATGCTCACCGGTCCCGTCACCATGCTCGCCTGGTCCTTCGTCCGCGACGACCAGCCACTGGCGCGGACCGCGCGCCAGGTCGCCCTGGCACTGCGCGACGAGGTCGCCGACCTGGAGGCGGCCGGCACATCGGTGATCCAGGTGGACGAGCCGGCGCTCCGCGAGACGCTGCCGCTGCGCGCCGCCGACCGCCCCGCGTACCTGGCGTGGGCCACCGATGCCTTCCGCCTGTCCACCAGCGGGGTGCGCCCGGACACCCAGATCCACACCCACATGTGCTACGCCGAGTTCGGCGACATCGTGCAGGCCATCGACGACCTCGACGCGGACGTGATCAGCCTGGAGGCCACCCGGTCCCATATGCAGGTCGCCCGGGAGCTGGCCGCCCACGGCTACCCGCGCGAGGCCGGACCCGGCGTGTACGACATCCACTCCCCGCGCGTGCCGAGCCCGGCGGAGGCGGCGGACCTGCTGCGCACCGGCCTGCGGGCCATCCCCGCCGAACGCCTGTGGGTCAACCCCGACTGCGGGCTCAAGACCCGTGACTGGCCCGAGGTGCGGGCCTCCCTGGAGAGCCTGGTGGCCGCGGCCCGCACGGTCCGTGCGGAGCTGCCGACCTCCTGACACCGGGACCGCTTGGTCGGGGAGGGGAGTCGTGCGCCCCTCCCCGACCCCCTCCCCACCCTCGGCACCTGGTCACCGCCCGGGCCAGCGCAGGGTCATGTCGGGCAGGTTCTCCATGTTGCGGTCGCCGTCGCTGGTGTCGAGCACATGGAAGCCATGGCGTGCGTAGAACGCGCGGGCCTGGGTGTTCTGCTGGAAGACGTGCAGTGACAGCCCGTCCGGACTGTGCCGTCTGACCTCGTCGAGCAGCAGGGTGCCGATGCCTCGGCGGCGCAACTCGGGCCGCAGATAGAGGTGTTCGAGCATGTCGCCTTCGAGGGCGGCGTAGCCGAGGATCTCCGTCCCCCGCACCGCCACCCACACCCGGCACGTCGTGAGGACGACCTGCTCGAACCATCGGGTCACCTGCTCGTGACCCCGTTTCTGCGCCGGCAGGTACGGCATCGCCGCCGCGCGGGAGGCCATGTGGATGTGGGCGATCGCCGCCGCGTCCGCCGTCGCCGCGAGGCGGATCTCCGTTTCCTCGTCATCACTCACGGCGGGAACCTACCGGGTCCGCCACGGCGCGATCGAGC is a genomic window containing:
- a CDS encoding GNAT family N-acetyltransferase, translating into MSDDEETEIRLAATADAAAIAHIHMASRAAAMPYLPAQKRGHEQVTRWFEQVVLTTCRVWVAVRGTEILGYAALEGDMLEHLYLRPELRRRGIGTLLLDEVRRHSPDGLSLHVFQQNTQARAFYARHGFHVLDTSDGDRNMENLPDMTLRWPGR